A stretch of Sphingobium yanoikuyae DNA encodes these proteins:
- a CDS encoding GNAT family N-acetyltransferase has protein sequence MKIALAREAEHMIFDVRDRGELLRRTTAELNAAVAGERGIFVLQRIGDLVGYIDVRSVCIEGAAEFASFNLAIRTRWQGRGLGASLVKSAEEWVRRRGLLFLIFHVAVRNDRAFAFYERLGYTVCGDVVAANKESGVIGDYYAMGRMLDADAEEDALA, from the coding sequence TTGAAGATCGCCCTCGCTCGCGAAGCGGAACATATGATCTTCGATGTCCGGGATCGAGGGGAACTCCTGCGCCGCACAACTGCCGAACTAAACGCCGCCGTAGCCGGCGAGCGAGGCATCTTCGTCCTGCAACGCATAGGCGACCTCGTCGGCTACATAGATGTACGGAGCGTGTGCATCGAAGGCGCTGCAGAATTTGCCTCTTTTAATCTGGCTATCCGGACACGGTGGCAGGGACGTGGGCTTGGAGCAAGCCTGGTGAAGTCCGCCGAGGAATGGGTACGTCGCCGTGGCTTGCTCTTCCTGATCTTCCACGTCGCTGTTCGCAACGACCGGGCGTTCGCATTTTATGAACGGCTTGGCTATACCGTGTGCGGAGATGTTGTGGCAGCCAATAAAGAATCAGGCGTTATTGGCGATTACTACGCGATGGGCCGAATGCTCGATGCTGATGCTGAGGAGGATGCGTTAGCGTGA
- a CDS encoding GNAT family N-acetyltransferase gives MYSTVESWAAARGATEIRLAVLEANEAAERFWRSLGFIEYRRVGPDTFKMRSHRRIELSRRLSGATVEGSNK, from the coding sequence ATTTACTCGACGGTCGAAAGCTGGGCCGCTGCGAGAGGTGCCACAGAGATTCGGTTGGCCGTGCTGGAAGCGAATGAAGCGGCAGAGCGATTTTGGCGTTCTCTCGGCTTCATTGAGTATCGGCGCGTTGGGCCAGACACCTTCAAAATGCGTAGCCATCGCCGGATAGAACTGAGCCGTCGCCTTTCTGGCGCGACCGTAGAAGGCAGCAACAAGTAA
- a CDS encoding alkaline phosphatase D family protein yields MALTRRGVLAGSAAGGLLLAAGPAGAKTNMVFAHGVASGDPHADSVLLWTRVTDPAHGPVSGTWEMAEDELFTRIAARGSFSTSAARDHTVKVIASGLKAGREYFYRFRAMDTVSAIGRAKTLPTGRIDRLDIVLACCAMYMFGEFHAYRAIADREAVDLILFVGDYIYEYGANSMPALMDVRAIEPTHDTVTLADYRARYAQWRRDPALRDAHARASWICMWDDHEIANDDWMHGAQHHDPAANGDWEERKAAAVHAYLEWMPIRDPVTSDPYGITRSFAFGDLATLALPETRLKARQQQLSLAKDLDWHVVDRRGSGERVISDPAELKTLDLKALPQGVTREPDVAAFREKLADPAREMIGAEQCAWLADELKAHKDARRPWFLFGSATILSSYVYPDLTKFPDGKVALAPMYALTRYGLPLLNVDSWDGYAGERDKLYDQFEKSGANLLVLSGDSHMAWINEPHRGDRRIGLELSASTLTGPSIGELLLPSGPVGDAFVHDNRDIRWCDTNAVGFVTVSLTRDRVEADFVRVLTPRQAIGKLDIARHASARIAEDGLSGWEIS; encoded by the coding sequence ATGGCGCTGACGCGGCGCGGCGTTCTTGCGGGATCGGCGGCGGGCGGGCTTTTGCTCGCCGCCGGTCCCGCCGGGGCAAAAACGAACATGGTCTTCGCGCATGGCGTGGCGAGCGGCGATCCGCATGCCGACAGCGTCCTGCTGTGGACCCGCGTGACCGATCCTGCCCATGGGCCGGTCAGCGGCACATGGGAAATGGCCGAGGATGAACTGTTCACGCGCATCGCTGCGCGCGGATCGTTCAGCACATCGGCGGCGCGGGACCATACGGTCAAGGTGATCGCCTCCGGCCTGAAGGCGGGCCGCGAATATTTCTACCGCTTCCGTGCCATGGACACGGTATCGGCGATCGGGCGGGCAAAAACCCTGCCAACGGGACGCATCGATCGTCTCGATATCGTGCTCGCCTGCTGCGCCATGTATATGTTCGGCGAATTTCACGCCTACCGGGCCATTGCCGATCGGGAAGCGGTGGACCTCATCCTCTTCGTGGGCGACTATATTTACGAATATGGCGCCAACTCGATGCCCGCACTCATGGATGTTCGGGCGATCGAGCCAACGCACGACACGGTCACGCTCGCCGACTATCGCGCACGCTATGCACAGTGGCGTCGTGATCCGGCCCTGCGCGACGCCCATGCCCGCGCGTCGTGGATTTGCATGTGGGACGACCATGAAATCGCGAACGACGACTGGATGCATGGTGCCCAGCATCACGATCCGGCGGCCAACGGCGACTGGGAGGAGCGCAAGGCTGCGGCGGTTCATGCCTATCTGGAATGGATGCCGATCCGCGATCCTGTCACTTCCGATCCCTATGGCATCACCCGCAGCTTCGCGTTCGGCGATCTCGCGACGCTGGCCCTGCCCGAAACCCGGCTCAAGGCCCGCCAGCAGCAATTGTCGCTGGCCAAGGATCTCGACTGGCATGTTGTCGACCGGCGCGGCAGTGGGGAGCGGGTGATATCCGACCCGGCGGAACTCAAGACACTCGACCTCAAGGCCCTGCCGCAAGGCGTCACGCGCGAACCCGATGTCGCAGCCTTCCGCGAGAAACTTGCCGATCCCGCGCGCGAAATGATCGGCGCGGAACAATGCGCATGGCTGGCGGACGAACTGAAGGCCCATAAGGATGCTCGCCGCCCGTGGTTCCTGTTCGGCAGCGCGACCATCCTGTCCAGCTACGTCTATCCCGATCTGACGAAGTTTCCCGATGGCAAGGTAGCGCTGGCGCCGATGTACGCCCTGACGCGCTATGGCCTGCCGCTTCTCAATGTCGATTCCTGGGACGGCTATGCCGGCGAGCGGGACAAGCTGTACGACCAGTTCGAGAAAAGCGGCGCGAACCTGCTCGTGCTGTCGGGCGACAGTCACATGGCCTGGATCAACGAACCCCATCGCGGGGACCGCCGGATTGGTCTCGAGCTTTCCGCCTCCACGCTGACCGGTCCTTCGATCGGGGAACTGCTCCTGCCGTCGGGGCCGGTCGGCGACGCCTTTGTCCACGACAATCGCGATATACGCTGGTGCGACACCAATGCCGTTGGTTTCGTAACGGTATCGCTGACACGCGACCGGGTGGAGGCCGACTTCGTCCGCGTCCTAACGCCGCGCCAGGCGATCGGAAAGCTCGACATCGCGCGCCATGCCAGCGCACGGATCGCCGAAGATGGGTTGAGCGGCTGGGAGATCAGCTGA
- a CDS encoding YgjV family protein, whose protein sequence is MSLFLDQTFASTGLAAILFGAVGLGCVVSWPLLPSRRGALMVQGAGAGAFALHFALIGAPTASAACLLSLMQLTVALVVRDRVAKLALDGATLLALLLLTVATWHGILSGLAACGGASSFIARTQRSTTRMKIVFLVAAPFWLAHNLLIGAPFALAVDLVSVAGNLLGLFAFWKREQRQADGPRSLSYPARLSPRHAFRSGHLSLGKLAISKRARALQGVQILT, encoded by the coding sequence ATGTCGCTTTTCCTCGATCAAACGTTTGCGAGCACCGGGTTAGCTGCGATCCTATTCGGGGCTGTTGGTCTCGGCTGCGTGGTGAGCTGGCCGCTCCTACCCTCGCGCCGGGGAGCGCTCATGGTGCAGGGCGCGGGCGCGGGCGCATTCGCGCTTCACTTCGCGCTGATCGGCGCGCCTACCGCTTCGGCCGCATGCCTTCTTTCCCTGATGCAGCTCACCGTCGCGCTGGTGGTTCGTGACCGGGTTGCCAAGCTCGCGCTCGACGGCGCGACGTTGCTCGCGCTGCTGTTGCTCACCGTGGCGACCTGGCATGGAATCCTGTCCGGCCTTGCCGCTTGCGGCGGTGCATCTTCTTTCATTGCGCGGACCCAGCGATCAACGACGCGGATGAAGATCGTCTTTCTCGTGGCCGCGCCCTTCTGGCTGGCCCACAATCTTCTCATTGGCGCACCGTTCGCCTTGGCCGTTGATCTTGTATCGGTCGCGGGGAATCTGCTCGGGCTTTTTGCCTTTTGGAAGCGGGAACAGCGTCAAGCGGACGGGCCGCGCAGCCTCAGCTATCCGGCGCGGCTTTCCCCACGTCACGCTTTCCGCTCTGGTCACCTTTCCCTCGGCAAACTCGCGATCTCAAAGCGCGCGCGCGCGTTACAGGGAGTCCAGATCCTCACATGA
- a CDS encoding TonB-dependent receptor gives MAWFYAAEWPTFAPPLTIEARLQNRDKGNINWTVGGAWFKDKISLFSTLDGADTFRTVFEANYLQRRESLAAFADVDFKVAPRLRADLGVRISNEKNRFSGYTHDLNPYGVSIGSLVFALPAEFDNKLSETSPSGRATVTYELSEDARVYGSVGRGFRAGGFDGSTIWSTPEADAFKSESVWAYEGGVKFMPARGPVQFEVAGFYYDFSNIQAGSFRTYDGATTSVRTNVGKARSYGGEASFTIRPVRPMTINFGVALLDTKVTAIEAITAAEKARLGNDLPFAPNMTLNGSIRYEFALNDRMTLTPQVDARYVDAYYGDLDNTAPVGDFALVNARIDLKIDQRWTVAGFVRNIADVDYTTGGSATQAFSGTPRTWGVSLGARF, from the coding sequence ATGGCCTGGTTTTACGCCGCCGAATGGCCGACTTTTGCTCCGCCGTTGACAATCGAGGCACGGCTGCAGAATCGCGACAAGGGCAACATCAACTGGACGGTCGGCGGTGCCTGGTTCAAGGACAAGATCAGCCTGTTCAGCACGCTGGACGGCGCCGACACCTTCCGTACCGTGTTCGAAGCGAACTATCTGCAGCGGCGCGAAAGCCTCGCGGCCTTCGCAGACGTCGATTTCAAGGTCGCGCCGCGCCTTCGTGCCGATCTGGGCGTGCGCATCAGCAACGAAAAGAACCGCTTCAGCGGCTACACGCATGATCTCAACCCCTATGGCGTGTCGATCGGATCGCTGGTGTTCGCCCTGCCCGCCGAATTCGACAACAAGCTCAGTGAGACGAGCCCTTCGGGTCGCGCCACGGTCACGTATGAACTGAGCGAGGATGCACGGGTCTATGGCTCGGTCGGACGCGGCTTCCGTGCCGGCGGTTTCGACGGCAGCACGATCTGGTCGACCCCCGAAGCCGATGCATTCAAGTCGGAAAGCGTATGGGCCTATGAAGGCGGGGTGAAGTTCATGCCTGCGCGCGGCCCTGTGCAGTTCGAAGTTGCGGGCTTCTATTATGATTTCTCGAACATTCAGGCCGGTTCCTTCCGCACCTATGATGGCGCCACCACCAGCGTACGCACCAATGTGGGCAAGGCGCGCAGCTATGGCGGCGAGGCCAGCTTCACGATCCGCCCGGTGCGCCCGATGACCATCAATTTCGGCGTCGCGCTGCTCGACACGAAGGTCACCGCGATCGAGGCGATCACCGCTGCCGAAAAGGCGCGCCTGGGCAACGACTTGCCGTTCGCGCCGAACATGACGCTGAACGGCTCGATCCGCTACGAGTTCGCGCTGAACGATCGCATGACGCTGACGCCTCAGGTCGATGCCCGCTACGTCGATGCCTATTATGGCGATCTCGACAATACGGCGCCGGTCGGGGACTTCGCGCTCGTCAATGCGCGCATCGATCTCAAGATCGACCAGCGCTGGACCGTGGCCGGCTTCGTGCGCAACATCGCCGATGTCGATTACACGACCGGCGGATCGGCGACGCAGGCATTCAGCGGCACGCCGCGCACCTGGGGCGTTTCGCTCGGGGCGCGTTTCTGA
- a CDS encoding TonB-dependent receptor, translating to MSSLYPAICFWKRRRRRSSRASIISLQSGDQFSSLDVTSAALEPERFDNYELGLKWDIRPTLNLTAAIYQLDRTNTRAADPNDPARTVLTGAQRSKGLELGLSGAITPQWQISAGYALQDATIRKTTSAAPAGREVPLVPKQQASLWTRYDLTPRLGAGAGVYHQSKSFTSISNTAILPAFTRVDAAAFFKLTPQIEAQINVENLLNSDYFSSAYNDNNIMPGAPTTVRATVRMRL from the coding sequence ATGAGCAGCTTGTATCCGGCCATCTGCTTCTGGAAGCGCAGAAGACGGCGCTCGTCGCGGGCCTCCATCATTTCGCTGCAGTCGGGGGATCAATTCTCATCGCTCGATGTCACCAGCGCCGCGCTGGAGCCGGAGAGGTTCGACAATTACGAGCTTGGCCTCAAATGGGATATCCGCCCGACGCTGAACCTGACCGCCGCCATCTACCAGCTTGACCGCACCAACACCCGCGCGGCCGACCCCAATGACCCCGCACGGACGGTGCTCACGGGCGCGCAGCGCAGCAAAGGGCTCGAACTCGGCCTTAGCGGCGCGATCACACCCCAGTGGCAGATCAGCGCGGGCTATGCGCTGCAGGACGCGACAATTCGCAAAACGACGAGTGCCGCCCCGGCCGGGCGCGAGGTTCCGCTGGTTCCAAAACAACAGGCTTCGCTCTGGACGCGTTACGACCTCACCCCACGCTTGGGGGCCGGCGCCGGTGTCTACCACCAGTCGAAAAGCTTCACGTCCATCAGCAACACCGCCATCCTGCCCGCCTTCACCCGCGTCGATGCCGCCGCATTCTTCAAGCTCACCCCCCAGATCGAGGCGCAAATCAACGTCGAGAATCTGCTTAACAGCGATTATTTCTCGTCCGCCTACAACGACAACAACATCATGCCCGGCGCGCCGACGACGGTGCGCGCAACGGTTAGAATGAGATTATAA